ACTTAAAAACTACGGAACATATTTTTACAGCTATTATCAATTCAGTGTAAGAGTTTTTGGCAAAATACACGATTTCCAATTGCGGGCGGAAGCTAGTAATTCACAAAGATAGTGAAATAAGATGAGAACTTTCAACTATCGCTCAAGTATTGAAGTGCAAATTGGtcttgatttattaataacactaTTACTTCAAGTGGTATATAACCAACACAAGTACTGCCAACAGTGTACAATATCCCCTCAACGGATGCAGTTTGAACAAGCACTCAACAAGGAGTATAACTTATATAGCACTCATATTAGATTCAGACACCCCGACTTCACGTCGCCTCTTTTATTGAATTGCTGTCCCCAGCGTTAAACCAGTAGATATTGTTATACACTTTCCAGGGGAATTTGTTTCCTCgctaataagaaataaaggCTAGAGTTGCGTTTAACGCAGCACCATCTCCTTCCTATTTCTGATAGCCTAGTACAAAATGCTCCTGTTACGTTTTCTAAATTTgcttattttctatattttgaaggcaggtaatataaaatagtaatagaaacaatgttatatttattttatttaagctgTTTATTATTGgggaaaattattataaatattataaacctaTATTCCGTTTCACCTAAGTATTTAAGGTGAAACGGAATTTTTCaagtatgtaaaataagaCATTCAACTAAAATACCGTTCAAACGAAATTTGTTTGTCtctattacaaaattatgttattacagGAAATTGTGTTGATTGATGAcatcttttatataaacagcTACTAATTCTCAAATAAAATTCGCGTTACCATAAAGTATTCGCCTCACGTACATTGGAAATTTAACTAAATCTGTTTGAATGATAGTTCTTAGAAAGCTGTAAAGGATGCGGTGCCCCTATTTTTCTACGACCCGCATTGCTATCGGCTGTACCATCCTGTCGCATCCCAGTCGAGTCCCGATGCTATCGTCGAAAACACGCGACAACCACTTAAGTGCTTATCTCCTGGTATTTTATGCAGTTTCTTAGTGACAAATACTGAAGTGACTGGAtagtgaataaaaaatacctgtaagtttgtttataaattaaccctaagttaataaaatgtagttagatagatatattttaaaaatataccatcTTGCGGCAACTTATCAGGTACGTGGTTACCTTATTAGGTAGACCctttttttgctttataagATTAACTAAGAACCCACACAGGTATGAATTCCGCATAACACAGAACTTcaaaggattttttaaattttatacgcAGCGGCGTATTGGCGGAAGCAATGTTGTATGTAATACATCAAAGCACGAAATCTATCTATATGAATCTATCTATAATTATCTATCCTATGTATTGCAGTCaaatctatactaataaaCTTTTGGTTATGTCGATCACCAACCTTCTGGCGCTGTTTACAATCTCTATAAGTTTATCGCTTTGGTGCAGTATTTGGTTCACACAGAAGTAATAGTTGAGGTTTTGGTACGTAATACCTCACCTTGTAATGACAAAGGCGTTTTCCCCCCAAATTTAGGGGAAAATTATATAAGCGGGGGGTTTTAAGGGgcttagagcagtgttggcctagtggcttcagcgtgctactctcatccctgaggtcgtaggttcgatccccgggtgtgcaccaatggactttctttctatgtgcgcattaaacaatagctcgaacggtgaaggaaaacatcgtgaggaaaccggcttgcctgagacccaaaaagtcgacgtcgtgcgtcaggcacagaaggctgatcacctacttgcatattcgattaacaaatgatcatgaaacagataaagaaatctgaggcccagacctaaaaaggttgtagagccattttttttaaggggctacttaaaaaaatgtcgtttctttacaaattattttaagcctCGAACCCAatcaacaaaataaatcaaatatagaCTACAAGCGGGgctgtattatatatgtactgATATATCAAAAAGCTATAATGCTCCAAGATCGAAATAACAGCAATTTTATACTAcgtgaatgtatttttaacgCTTATTTAAAATGACCAAACCAAGTGTACAACAGAAACTTTAGTCGTTTTAATCGATTAATCGGCTAAAGCCCCATCTCTTTATAACACTTGCCAACTTACTAACTAACAActtgcaatttaaaaaaatacgtagcATAAAAGCATAATACTTATCGagtataatagataatatagaGTCATATATAGAAACATACAAGACTCGTGTTAGCGTGTGaagagtaaaaataattaaatctactTACAAAATATGCAAGTAATTAAGCCAATTTATCATGAGGCAGCCATATTGGCAGCTGGCTTATACATTAAACTAATTCTctgtttcaaaattaattttaactaggGCAAATCCATCTCAATTTTAGTAGCGTTGATTAACCGGAAAATGAATTAGTGAACAAGTGTTTAAACAAAACTGacgtatttttatcaaaatataatttatatatgaacatcaataaaaatcatacaaaatatatcatCAATAAATACTACAAATTAAAGTCTTACAAACAAAGGGCTTAGAAAGGACGAGAAGACATGGCATCAAACTCTCCaccaatattttcaatattcaatttttttataagaatattagGAACTGCAAAGTAAGTTCTTAAAGTAGAGAGTATGGCGACATCTACaacacaaacataaaaaatactaaatacttATTAAGTCTTGGAAAATAACATCTTATCCTCAGCAGGACGTCTCCACTTGACAATGATGAAATGATTTACGATTTCCCCTTGCTACTTTTTCTAttgattttcatttttaattatttatttcatttttttaagagTATCGTTACCGTATCGAGTAAGtagttttcatatttttagtatgATAATAAATCTATACGTTCAAACCAAACCTTCGAGTTGAATGCTctccataatattatttaaagtcaaTTTGTACAGCCCATCCCAATACAACAACGGAAACAGACAGTTTTCCCCCTTCCATTAGAACTAGTTACTGTAACTGGTCTATGACAAAACATAGGCGTTACAGTTGACAAACTGATTGATAACAGCAACGAATTTTAAAGgtgaatattatttcatttacataAACTTAAATTCACCAACGATTAAGCAAAATTCTCAGAATTTATCTCATTAAGCTATCAGTATCCGCTCattctttaaaatttgataaaattattatctgaagattcaattattgtatttcaaattatttcactCAAATTTTATGATCGCGCCGTCATATTACGTCCTGCTTTTAACTTCTTAGTCCATGGTATCCGAGAGATGTGCttatatataggtaaataataactaaactaaGGTCAACTAACTGTACAGGATGGGGAGCGTAAAGAGGACATATGAATTAATTGTCACTAACTGTCGTGTGATAGGGGACGCGATGTGTCGTAATACTAAGATTGCGTTATTGTAACCGAAATTATTAAGTACATTAGTGTCGGATTCCCAACGTCCCCCTAAAAGCGACGGTACTAGAGTGTGTCAAGTATCAATTTGTATCAACATTTAGAATATATGGTATGAATAGGTTAGCTATTGAATTTAACATgatagtataaaaaaacaaagtacTAATTCGTAAACGTCTACCAATTGTTGGACGCTTAGCAGATGGTATAATGATGctaatcaaacaaataaaaaccttGAATATTTTACAGATCGAATGAGATATAGAAGAATGTAGTTATTATGGATTGGAAGAATTAGTAACAACAATGACAGTTCTAAAGTCATGGGTCCGGACCAAAACAGTGATTTGTGTGTTATCCATGCTGATGGCCATTGTTTTGCAAGTCACAAGTTTGAGTGGACCCAATGTGTGCACAGTGAAACAGAAGTAAGTAATATTCAATGTAAGATAATCTCCTATCAAAACAATTAACTATATAGGATCACTATCCTTAAGGCGCTCATGTGCCGCTGGAAAAGAACAAATCAAGTTCACGCTCGcgaagatttttatttaatatctgtTAATAACTTGAGTACTtcttcatttaaaatacacattgtaatacaaaatgtataataataaatgcctTCGTAACACAATTGATAAATTTAGGTTGATGGTCttagatataaattaaaaaaacaaaaggcaCAAGTTTGCAGACATGTGTATACCTATTGAAGCCTGGGTGCATTGCTGTTCCCCTAGTTTGTCTATTGGGACTATAGTTTTCCAGTTCAATTTcagtaaaactatttttattattggtagGTATTGTTATACCTATGCTTTATGCGTTATGCTTTTTAATAAACGTTTCAGGTACAACATAACGAAACGTGTGAAGTATCGCGCTCCAATGTCAGTGAGGACCTACGAGTGGTGCTTCTCAATGCCGCCGAGATGTTCCCGCTGGAAGACCGAGATGAGAGACCTGACGAGACTTGAagtacaataattatactgGCTTGCAATAATATACACCAATACACTGCTATACAATACATTAACAATGAATGAAGATCATTTAATAAGAACGAATAAAATCtcagaagatttttttataaataaaaatatgttatatacaataatcaGACATCTGATGTGTAAAAGTATTTGTTATGGATGtctaaacatattatataaagtataacaTGAAAAATACggaaatgtatattaaaatatatgatataccTTTTTCAGACACAGGAACGTACTGCAGACGTAGCCGTGTGCTGTCCAGGATATAAAATGAAAGAAGTTTCGTGTGTTCCTATTTGTCCAAACGGAAAGACTGGCAATAAATGCTCAGAAGGCAAGTCaagcatttaatttaatactatcGATCTAAACGGTACAAGTCCTTGGTTTAAtgttggtttttatttttagaatgtCCACCAAACAAATGGGGACCAAACTGTGtaaacaattgtaaaaaatgtttgaaaggAACGTGCTCACCAATCACTGGAGATTGTGAATGCCTAGAAGGATGGCAAGGTGAGAGGTGGGTTACCacttacattataaaactGCTTGTCGCgtaacttatttaaaacatacacgAGTCAAATATCTGTTTAAATATGTTAGAAACATTTATGTATGTTCCCCATATCTCCTCAATcctctgttttattattactttgccTAGGTTCAAAGCACTTCaaccaatatatttaataacgtaagttaagttaagtttttattgtgGATCCTTTAAGTATAtaaggttttttgttttttcagttGCAATATCCGCATGACTACACAACCCCCGCCTGCACTAATGGAAGAAATACTAACAACTACAAAGTCTACTCTTCAAACTTTACCTCCCTTTACTAAAACAGTTGCCACTGCCAAAACGGTTTCTTTAGAATCAACAACACCAGTGACTTATAACAGTccaatatttactaaatatgcCACAAGTCTTAAAATTGAAGAATCGACGACCTCAACAAAAACAACTAAGATAGTAGCCAATGAAGCATATAGTAATGTTGCTTTACCCTCCACAACTGCTGGTATACCAATGTCTATAGTTACAACTCAGAAAGTGCCCACTACCTTTGTTTACAATAGAACCGAAACCCCCACAGAAGGTACGTCGACAAACTTAACTTCTGCGCATGTAACTTCAGTTTCTAAGCCTCCATTGTCTACTAAAACCATCCGAAACATCTTTATAACCACACCAATATCTTCTACGATTTACTCTACGTCTACTCCAGCTTTCAAAGAAATTTCAACCACAACCGAGGCCATAAAAATGATTGAAACTACcacaaagtttttaaatgtctCAAAATTTAAGCCCAAGGAAATTTGGATCAAGCCGTCTCAGAAAGGAAAATCAACAGAattcaaattgaaaattagTCCAAACCACGAACTAATACCCATAAGAAATGGAAGTAAGAATGATTCATCGTCAGAAATAACTACTCCGAGGACAATTATAGTTTCTATTATACCAACTTCAGTGTCACATGCTTCATTTAAAAGAATTGCTTTGACGACCGCCACTCACTTAGCTAGGAATACGAAAACGCAGAAAACGTACAACCAAAGTGTGGAAACTGGCTTTACAAGATCCATGGCAGCAACCCCTACCCAAGCACCCtttacgataaaaatattaactacaCGCCAAAGAAATTTATCCACCACGAcaccatttataaaaaatgttacaaaaacaatGATACCAAAGACGTCGTCTATAAAAGcattaacaaaaatttcacCTGCCGCAAAACCTTCTAATATTACAAAGGTGGCTTTCACTACATCaacactgaaaaataaatcaactaacAGCATGACGAATCTTGCAATTACAaatcaaaaatctttttacagCACTAACGCCATAGCTTTCCAAACTTCCACTAGTAAAGTTTCTGAAATAACAACTAGAGCgaccataaatttaaaagatgaaagaaaatacttaaaagaCGAAATATTCAGAACTCTAGAGACCGCCCATGAAACGATTACtaaaagttctaaaacaacTAACATTACCGAACAAGTTAAAACTACTATTCTCGTTAAAATTCCACCAAAGAAGACTAATCTGAGAAATACAACTAAAACGATTCCTAATACAATAACAACTGAGAGTCCGTCTGAAGATGaaacatttcatattttaacagAGCCGGAGCACATCACAGCAGTCATGACCGATAAGGAGAGAGAAAAAAATTCGCTTGATCTTATTTCTGTTGTAAGTGTCGTTGGAGGTATAATGATGGCAGTTATAACAGTGGCTGTAATAATAGTTATGTTTGAAAGGTGTAGGAGACCTAGATATGATGATATAAGGAAAATACACGATATACAGATGCGGGCTATGATGGGTAACGACGATCCGCCTCCGTATGTGAGGAGCATCTTTCATACACCATTACCAGGTtagtaacttaataaatttttcatgaTTTTctgatagttttattattttgttattgttacgaTACATAACAATGTTTATCTCTGGGTAATAACtactagttatttttaaatcaaacattGTTCAATTTGATACAAAATTTCAACATTGGTGTATAAGGCCCATTAGCTCAGTTGGTTAGAGCGTCGTGCTAATAACGCGAAGGTCGCGGGTTCGATCCCCTCATGGgccattaatttttatattttttcagagCCACCACGTTCAGAAAAGTGCCACTATCAACCAATATCCACTTTGGATAGaaacttaaaacaatttatgagGCCAGTAGTCGTACAAAACATTTCACCGATAATGCTGGAAAACTTTCGaggtataattataattcacaTAATTGagcatatttattacaaaattaatatttatattattatttttacttttaactattttaatccTTATGTTGTAGGCATTCTTGAATGTCATTATGATCACCTACCACAAAGAAGTCTAGAAGTATCTTCTCGGTCATCAATGGCGCCATCTATTAGCCATGAGGAACAACACGGCCATCGAACTTTAGCGGAGTATACCATTGACGCACTAAAATGTGAAGCGAAATTAGACATTATCGACAGTACCAATGCTGAGCCATTATACGCCGAAATCCCGTGTTGGAGACCACCATCTGAACACGCTATTGAAGTTATGAATTTAAACGGAGAAGCGGTCACGGAATTATGACCGTAGTGTTAGTTTAACCTTTGATCCACAGATGGCGCTAAATTAATTGCGCAGTAATAGTTCATAACAGAACTACGAAcccattaaaattacattaatattatttaaattcttacGGTACATaacagttaattaataaaagtatgttttaaaatatcacataAATTGTTTACTTTATCTTTCATATTATTGTCGCTGCATGTGTCCTCGGCCTTTGGGCATTTCATATCGACactacaatatttaatgaaaacaaaatcaacagataatacgtttaaaacatatgtatagAGTATAATACTccaagtataaatattttttagaaattttctataggttttttttaaacgtgaGTCGttatacttttgttttatatttataattattggttaATCATAAGTATGGGCGTACATAGAACAGGAATCAGGTGGGCCGTGCCCACCAAAGGGACAACAGAGGCCCACGCAACCTTCTAAAATAACACTACATTCGTTAATACTCTTTAGCCGTAggtaggttttatttattttaattatttgttcatGGAATTTCATAATTCGTagaattaatacatatttatttagcgTTGGATTGATAAGTGATGAACGTCAGGGTCAACGCGTGGGCTTATATTATCTTACGTTTCCTTTAATAACACAACTAATTATCAGTAGGTATATATGAAAGTTGAAATAATAACGCTCTACACAGTTATATGCTGCATGAAtaacattgttattaaattatttgctaAAACAATATCTCCATCAACACCATtcacaaacattaaaaagttacagtttaaaagattttcaatttttcaaagaaatgtttaatcaaattttaattgtcaaaGAATAATCCCCGTGCAAACTAAATCAAAATCTAGACGTTATACTACCTTTATGAGTTGcacttacttattttattgtgatgattataaaaaatggaGGGTCCACCCCGGGAGCTAGACTATTTAAAACTTGAGGACCGAAGTTTGAGTAGTTTATCAATGTACTATTTGAATTGTGACTGAGCAAgctctaattattattatccttaATATTCCTGTctctaaaacaattaaacatatatgtttaaaaattaaaaattagtctaacctaacctaacgaTTGAGCCGAAACCTAGTTTAGCAacacaatatacaaatatattatctaatacgtataataataatgttaataagtaCATAGTACGGGTACTATTTATAGATAATGCTTCCACTACAGCATGTATAAACTATGTAAGTacatatactaataataaaaaaaatgtaattggatgtgtaattttttttgtaaaatttattattacctcCTGTGTTTtagaagaaataaattgttattaatactGTAGAAAATACGTTATATATATGTGGTGTacgtatgtaaataaatacatagacTATCTATAATGGATAATTCAAAAGTTGCACAACGAGGTTGAATTATCTCATCGCTTGATGACAGCATCATAGCGAGAAATAGGGATCactactatttttaaaaacttttcttaatCTTAAACAGACTTATCTGATTAGAATATTTTGCATATAATCTTATCAACGATTAATTCACATGtctataaatatgaatttatattttatctcttACAAAATCAGCTGATCAGTTAGTGAATGATTTTATAATGCTAACGCTTGCTACTCTAATTGGAGACAAATCAAAAAccagaatattatataaaagttgaAGTGAATTGACAAAAGTTCCGGTCTCTATTTTAACTCTATGGGCAATAATTTTTGGTTATTAAAACCAATTGGAAAAGAACTTTAACAATTGAgctttttgaaataattataatatataaaaagttgttATAAGGGTACaagattttatattgataCTGGGTTCTGAACTAACCCGTTTCTGATTTACGTACGGAAATTACGTAAATACGTACGGAATCATTTGAATCTCTGAACACAAATCATCCATAACCGGCACACAGTACTTAGTGCTTTTGTATTGGTTAAACTGAGTAGttgataaaattgtatttattatagctATTTATCTATAGaactacaataattatagGTAAGTTTTAGgcttaattcaaaaatatctgACCTTCACATATTTGAAGGCCTATGGCATTAAAAATTGTGAGCTTCATTATTCCAAACCAGTATGCAGgctttaaaaatctttattcattctttaaaaaagtattacttGTTGTATATAGATACATTGTAAACAAAGAATAAAGATTAATAACTTTACatgctgatttattttatatatgtagttaAGTCAATATTTGACAGTAAAGTAACGTaactatttgatttaatagtttattcaaatattcatAATCAAGTCTGTTGTGTTGCTTTGTACTTTATATGTCTGGTGTTTTGGCAGtggaaaaagtatttttactttattagttattaactgttttttttgtatagtttACAAATATATGTGGGTATGTCattgtgtttaaaattaatagtagAATCTTGAGTTGTTCATTTATAGAATCATATTTGCGTAACGTgtgaaacatattttaaatccaCAGCGTGGTTAATATCTGATCATGGGTCGGATATTAGCTATTTTAGTCCTGGTTTGCGTGTACGCGGCCAATGCACAGTATGTGAAGTCAGTTAAAGGTGGTCACCAAGGCGGATATTATCGTCAATACAATCCTGGAGCTAAACTACCTgagtatgttttaaattacaacTATTAATCAATCTTATATGGAATAGGTCTGATAGGTTGTTAATCCCATTCTTGAAATCGAAAACAGCGCCCACACTATGTAACTTCTAATAGCAATACCGAAAGCGAACCCCATCACAAAGCTGGCATTTTGTACCGCTCTCTCCAAGGTTGCGACATCAGCGTTACGGACTTCGAACTTGCACATTGTCGCTATTAAAAGTTACAGAAAAGCGTGTGAATGGAACATAATATTAAGGCTACTTACGTCGACGAATTGACTAGTCAAATAAACTAAGCAGCGTATTAACCGTATATCTCGAAAAGGTTCTAAGTCGTGTGTCTCTTTTCACTATACTGTTATCACAATTTGCCAGAATGAGATGTAAGTGAATTTAGTTTAACGAGTGAAATTAGactaatttattcatatttattattcagatAATTTATTCggtaacaaatatttgtttcgaaAATATACATAGCCTTAAAATTTAGTAATGACGAAAGGAAGCCATTTCGTTATTATTGCGGAGCTTATGAGACACAGCTGAAGTGGTTTGAACATCTGCACCGAATAAAGGGCGACAGAACCCCAAGGTCCTTACTGTACTCACAATGCGGTGGCAAGAGAAAACCCGGTAGACCGGGGCTGcgttggtgggatggagttgtcAAGGACCTCTTAACAATAGGGGTTCGAAATTGGACCGGGGAAGCACTGGACAGATTGCAATGGAGAAGTGTACTTGCGGAGGCTAAGGCCCACAAAGGGCTGTATAcccattgatgatgatgatgaggtTATGAAGACCCACATCCATAATGCCCTCTATTATTGGATCTGGAACGTTTTATTGTCactgattaaaaatatgtaaacttAGAACTGAGTAATTTTAGTTCAATAGCACTATATTActatttccaaaaaatataGCGAACATGTTTGCAAGAGAGAGAGTAActgttttcttatttttagcTTTCACGGTAACTCAACACAAGGAGGTTTTAGCTCTCAAAATAGAACACAAATGCACGTCAACTATGATATAGGTGTTTGTTATACAGAAGTACCGTAAGTATATAACcacacaattatattataatgtaatatatattattaattatatattttgcaattataAGTTCATCTTACGTGAATGAAAAGGCATGCACAACAAGAACACAATAAATAGGTTGATAAGTTCACTTTAGATAAATAGAACAAAATTAGAGCGTTAAAATATCTTCAGAGTATTCTTTGGTTagagttattaaaaatttaactttggTGTAGGTATGCACCAAATCACTTTCAATCACCAATTACATTCGCCTGCAATTTACCACGCTAATACCGATTTAAGTCTATAGCCGATTTCAATACTGAATATACGTTGTCCCAAATAGTGAATGAGGGAACTACAACGAATTAGGTCCGTCAGATGACGTCATTTAAGTCTGCTAAGGACTACTAGGGACTGCTAACAGTGCTGTTAGATTACTTgttaatttcttattaaaaacctTATCGAATCCGTCTTGAA
This is a stretch of genomic DNA from Pieris brassicae chromosome 1, ilPieBrab1.1, whole genome shotgun sequence. It encodes these proteins:
- the LOC123715957 gene encoding uncharacterized protein PB18E9.04c isoform X2; the protein is MPRRMASCNIRMTTQPPPALMEEILTTTKSTLQTLPPFTKTVATAKTVSLESTTPVTYNSPIFTKYATSLKIEESTTSTKTTKIVANEAYSNVALPSTTAGIPMSIVTTQKVPTTFVYNRTETPTEGTSTNLTSAHVTSVSKPPLSTKTIRNIFITTPISSTIYSTSTPAFKEISTTTEAIKMIETTTKFLNVSKFKPKEIWIKPSQKGKSTEFKLKISPNHELIPIRNGSKNDSSSEITTPRTIIVSIIPTSVSHASFKRIALTTATHLARNTKTQKTYNQSVETGFTRSMAATPTQAPFTIKILTTRQRNLSTTTPFIKNVTKTMIPKTSSIKALTKISPAAKPSNITKVAFTTSTLKNKSTNSMTNLAITNQKSFYSTNAIAFQTSTSKVSEITTRATINLKDERKYLKDEIFRTLETAHETITKSSKTTNITEQVKTTILVKIPPKKTNLRNTTKTIPNTITTESPSEDETFHILTEPEHITAVMTDKEREKNSLDLISVVSVVGGIMMAVITVAVIIVMFERCRRPRYDDIRKIHDIQMRAMMGNDDPPPYVRSIFHTPLPEPPRSEKCHYQPISTLDRNLKQFMRPVVVQNISPIMLENFRGILECHYDHLPQRSLEVSSRSSMAPSISHEEQHGHRTLAEYTIDALKCEAKLDIIDSTNAEPLYAEIPCWRPPSEHAIEVMNLNGEAVTEL
- the LOC123715957 gene encoding uncharacterized protein PB18E9.04c isoform X1; amino-acid sequence: MTVLKSWVRTKTVICVLSMLMAIVLQVTSLSGPNVCTVKQKYNITKRVKYRAPMSVRTYEWCFSMPPRCSRWKTEMRDLTRLETQERTADVAVCCPGYKMKEVSCVPICPNGKTGNKCSEECPPNKWGPNCVNNCKKCLKGTCSPITGDCECLEGWQGESCNIRMTTQPPPALMEEILTTTKSTLQTLPPFTKTVATAKTVSLESTTPVTYNSPIFTKYATSLKIEESTTSTKTTKIVANEAYSNVALPSTTAGIPMSIVTTQKVPTTFVYNRTETPTEGTSTNLTSAHVTSVSKPPLSTKTIRNIFITTPISSTIYSTSTPAFKEISTTTEAIKMIETTTKFLNVSKFKPKEIWIKPSQKGKSTEFKLKISPNHELIPIRNGSKNDSSSEITTPRTIIVSIIPTSVSHASFKRIALTTATHLARNTKTQKTYNQSVETGFTRSMAATPTQAPFTIKILTTRQRNLSTTTPFIKNVTKTMIPKTSSIKALTKISPAAKPSNITKVAFTTSTLKNKSTNSMTNLAITNQKSFYSTNAIAFQTSTSKVSEITTRATINLKDERKYLKDEIFRTLETAHETITKSSKTTNITEQVKTTILVKIPPKKTNLRNTTKTIPNTITTESPSEDETFHILTEPEHITAVMTDKEREKNSLDLISVVSVVGGIMMAVITVAVIIVMFERCRRPRYDDIRKIHDIQMRAMMGNDDPPPYVRSIFHTPLPEPPRSEKCHYQPISTLDRNLKQFMRPVVVQNISPIMLENFRGILECHYDHLPQRSLEVSSRSSMAPSISHEEQHGHRTLAEYTIDALKCEAKLDIIDSTNAEPLYAEIPCWRPPSEHAIEVMNLNGEAVTEL